A single region of the Pontibacter kalidii genome encodes:
- a CDS encoding Dps family protein, whose product MEKLSNIGLQKKDSKQVAEKLNELLANYHLYYQNLRGFHWNIKGVYFFQLHDKFEELYNTALGRIDAIAERILTIGQQPLHTFSEYLRVSSIQEAANLSDGKETVQVTHQNLSTLLDLEREILTLAAETGDEGTVSLISEDIHENEKTLWMLSAFLS is encoded by the coding sequence ATGGAAAAACTTTCGAACATCGGACTACAGAAGAAAGACAGCAAGCAGGTGGCAGAGAAACTGAACGAGCTGCTGGCGAATTACCACCTATACTACCAGAACCTGCGCGGTTTCCACTGGAACATCAAAGGCGTGTACTTCTTCCAGCTGCACGACAAGTTTGAGGAGCTCTACAACACTGCCCTCGGCAGGATAGACGCCATTGCCGAGCGCATCCTGACGATTGGCCAGCAGCCGCTCCATACGTTCTCGGAGTACCTGCGCGTGTCCAGCATACAAGAGGCCGCCAACCTGAGCGACGGCAAAGAAACCGTTCAGGTCACGCACCAGAACCTGAGCACCCTACTCGACCTGGAGCGCGAGATCCTGACGCTAGCCGCCGAGACAGGCGATGAGGGCACCGTGAGCCTCATCAGCGAGGACATCCACGAAAACGAAAAAACCCTCTGGATGCTGAGCGCCTTCCTGAGCTAA
- the rny gene encoding ribonuclease Y, translating into MPDILYILITALVALVVGVLIGRMMLQKVFKQQEEEARQRAKNIIREAEINAEALKKDRILEAKEKYLKMKAEFEEESNKKKNIIIQNENKVKQREQQVQKQMEQAKRLESDLQKEKEQLHAELEKERNHLHVQQEQLKKRKEEVEQQHGEVVGQLERIAGLTAAEAREQLVEALKSEAQSHASSHIKDIVAQAKLTATKEAKKIVIETIQRTAAEHAIENCVSVFNIESDDIKGKIIGREGRNIRALEAATGVEIIVDDTPEAIIISGFDPVRREIARLSLHRLVADGRIHPARIEEVVTKTRKNIEEEIVEIGERTAIDLGIHGLHPELIKMVGRMRFRSSYGQNLLQHSREVANLCATMAAELGLNVKHAKRAGLLHDIGKVTPDEPELPHAIIGMELAKKYKEHPDVCNAIGAHHDEVEMTAMVSPLVQACDAISGSRPGARREIMESYIKRLKELEEAAVSFEGVNQCYAIQAGRELRVMVDADNVSDEKASQLSYDISQKIEKEMQYPGQIKITVIREMRAISYAK; encoded by the coding sequence ATGCCCGATATCCTTTATATTTTAATTACCGCCCTAGTGGCGCTCGTTGTGGGCGTACTGATAGGGCGCATGATGCTGCAGAAAGTATTTAAGCAGCAGGAGGAGGAGGCTCGCCAGAGAGCCAAGAACATCATCCGCGAAGCGGAGATCAACGCGGAGGCGCTGAAGAAGGACCGCATCCTGGAGGCCAAGGAGAAATACCTGAAGATGAAAGCCGAGTTCGAGGAAGAGTCAAACAAGAAGAAGAACATCATCATCCAGAACGAGAACAAGGTAAAGCAGCGCGAGCAGCAGGTACAGAAGCAGATGGAGCAGGCCAAGCGCCTGGAGTCCGACTTGCAGAAGGAGAAGGAGCAGCTGCACGCGGAGCTGGAGAAGGAAAGAAACCACCTGCATGTGCAGCAGGAGCAGCTGAAGAAGCGCAAGGAAGAAGTGGAGCAGCAGCACGGGGAGGTTGTGGGCCAACTGGAGAGGATAGCAGGGCTGACCGCCGCCGAGGCACGCGAGCAACTGGTGGAGGCCCTGAAGAGCGAGGCTCAGTCCCACGCCTCATCTCACATTAAGGACATTGTGGCGCAGGCCAAGCTTACCGCCACCAAGGAAGCCAAGAAGATCGTTATCGAGACCATTCAGCGTACCGCCGCCGAGCATGCCATTGAGAACTGCGTATCGGTGTTTAACATCGAGAGCGACGACATCAAAGGCAAGATCATCGGCCGCGAGGGACGCAACATCCGTGCCCTGGAAGCTGCCACCGGCGTGGAGATCATCGTAGACGATACGCCTGAGGCAATCATTATCTCGGGTTTTGACCCGGTTCGCCGCGAGATCGCGCGCCTGTCGCTGCACCGCCTGGTGGCCGACGGCCGTATTCACCCTGCCCGTATTGAGGAGGTGGTGACCAAAACACGCAAGAACATTGAGGAGGAGATCGTGGAGATCGGGGAGCGCACGGCCATTGACCTGGGCATCCACGGCCTGCACCCGGAGCTGATCAAGATGGTGGGCCGCATGCGCTTCCGCTCGTCTTACGGCCAGAACCTGCTGCAGCACTCGCGTGAGGTAGCCAACCTTTGCGCCACCATGGCCGCCGAGCTTGGCCTGAACGTGAAGCACGCCAAACGCGCCGGCCTGCTGCACGATATCGGCAAGGTAACGCCGGACGAGCCGGAACTGCCGCACGCCATCATTGGTATGGAGCTGGCCAAGAAGTATAAAGAGCATCCGGACGTATGCAACGCCATTGGTGCCCACCACGACGAGGTGGAGATGACCGCGATGGTATCGCCGCTGGTGCAGGCCTGCGACGCCATCTCTGGCTCCAGACCAGGTGCCCGCCGCGAGATCATGGAGTCCTACATCAAGCGCCTGAAAGAGCTGGAAGAGGCAGCGGTGTCTTTTGAAGGAGTGAACCAATGCTACGCCATCCAGGCCGGCCGTGAGCTGCGCGTGATGGTGGATGCCGACAACGTGTCGGATGAGAAAGCCTCGCAGCTGTCGTACGACATCTCCCAGAAGATCGAGAAAGAGATGCAGTACCCGGGCCAGATCAAGATCACGGTTATCCGCGAGATGCGCGCCATCAGCTACGCTAAGTAA
- the pheT gene encoding phenylalanine--tRNA ligase subunit beta, producing MLISFDWLKQLIHTDKTAEEIGVLLTNTGLEVEGIYTFDLVQGGLEGIVIGEVLTCEAHPDADRLRITTVDIGAGEPSQIVCGAPNVAAGQKVVVATVNSTLYPAGGEPFKIKKSKIRGAVSEGMICAEDEIGIGASHAGIMVLDTDLPNGTPAAEFFGLGSDKVFEIGLTPNRADAASHYGVARDLQALLDAKAQLPSVEAFNVNNSSRPIAVEVENTEACSRYAGITVSGIKVGPSPEWMQKRLRAIGLSPINNVVDVTNYVLHELGQPLHAFDADKIKGDKIVVKTVEAGTIFKTLDGVERKLNTTDLMICNAEEPMAIGGVFGGEESGVTDATTSIFLESAYFSPDSVRRTGMAHGLKTDASFRFERGTDPNMVITALKRAVLLVQEVAGGQVSSEIVDVYPQPIQNHEVRLNIARAHTLIGQHIGIERIKTILTDLGIEITSETETDLVLSVPPFKVDVTREADVVEEILRIYGFNNIAMSENLATSYLAKFPNPYAEDVTETIMSYIAANGFHEIITNSITNSNYYNPAGEAETATLVNVVNYNSEDLDVLRKSMVFSGLEVLRRNINRRQRDLKLFELGKVYEQQDGAYNESRRLSLYMTGSVTAESWKQPSIKAAFHDLAGVVQNVLRKLNAGDFEVQNLQEHKYMRQGIAYVKNGTVVAELGVLDAGVTRFMEVKEQVWYAELNWDYLLKKYKDKLVAGELPKFPEVRRDLSLVLDKHVTFDELKKVAFRVERKLLQDVNVFDVYEGDKIEAGKKAYALSFTLQDRQQTLTDKVIDSTMSRLMQQFEKQLGAFIRK from the coding sequence ATGCTGATTTCATTCGACTGGCTGAAACAACTCATACATACTGACAAGACTGCTGAAGAGATAGGAGTGCTGCTGACCAATACCGGGCTGGAGGTAGAGGGGATCTATACCTTTGATCTGGTGCAGGGCGGTCTGGAGGGCATTGTGATCGGGGAGGTGCTGACATGCGAAGCGCACCCGGACGCCGATCGCCTGCGCATCACCACCGTGGACATTGGCGCAGGTGAGCCAAGCCAGATCGTGTGCGGCGCGCCAAACGTGGCCGCCGGGCAGAAAGTGGTGGTGGCCACCGTTAACAGCACGCTCTACCCAGCCGGAGGCGAGCCCTTCAAGATCAAGAAATCTAAGATCCGTGGGGCCGTGTCGGAGGGGATGATCTGTGCCGAGGATGAGATCGGTATCGGGGCTTCGCATGCCGGTATTATGGTGCTGGACACCGATCTGCCGAACGGTACGCCTGCTGCTGAGTTCTTTGGCCTTGGCTCCGATAAGGTTTTCGAGATCGGCCTGACGCCCAACCGCGCCGACGCCGCCTCGCACTACGGTGTGGCCCGCGACCTGCAGGCCCTGCTGGATGCCAAGGCGCAGCTGCCAAGTGTAGAGGCTTTTAACGTAAACAACAGCTCCCGCCCGATTGCAGTGGAGGTGGAGAACACGGAGGCCTGCTCACGCTATGCGGGGATAACAGTCTCAGGGATAAAGGTTGGCCCGTCGCCGGAATGGATGCAGAAGCGCCTGCGTGCCATCGGCCTTTCGCCGATCAACAACGTGGTGGATGTAACCAATTACGTGCTGCACGAGCTGGGCCAGCCGCTGCACGCCTTCGATGCCGATAAGATCAAAGGCGATAAGATTGTGGTGAAAACTGTGGAGGCGGGCACTATTTTCAAAACACTGGATGGCGTGGAGCGCAAGCTGAATACCACCGACCTGATGATCTGCAATGCCGAGGAGCCGATGGCCATCGGAGGTGTTTTCGGTGGCGAGGAATCAGGTGTGACAGACGCAACCACGAGCATCTTCCTTGAGAGCGCCTACTTCTCTCCGGACTCTGTTCGCCGTACCGGGATGGCACATGGCCTGAAGACGGATGCCTCTTTCCGCTTTGAGCGTGGCACCGATCCGAATATGGTGATCACAGCCCTGAAGCGTGCAGTCCTGCTGGTGCAGGAGGTGGCCGGTGGCCAGGTAAGCTCTGAGATTGTGGACGTATACCCGCAACCCATCCAGAACCATGAGGTGAGGCTGAACATTGCCCGTGCGCATACCTTAATCGGGCAGCACATTGGCATAGAGCGCATCAAAACCATTCTTACCGATCTGGGCATCGAGATCACCAGCGAAACCGAAACGGACCTGGTGCTGTCGGTGCCGCCGTTTAAGGTGGATGTTACCCGCGAGGCCGATGTGGTGGAAGAGATCCTGCGCATCTATGGTTTCAACAACATTGCGATGAGCGAGAACCTGGCCACCTCCTACCTGGCCAAGTTCCCGAACCCATACGCCGAGGACGTGACGGAGACGATCATGAGCTACATCGCGGCCAACGGCTTCCATGAGATCATTACCAACTCCATCACCAACTCTAACTACTACAACCCGGCTGGAGAGGCAGAGACGGCTACGCTGGTGAACGTGGTAAACTATAACTCCGAGGACCTGGACGTGCTGCGCAAGAGCATGGTATTCTCGGGCCTGGAGGTGCTGCGCCGCAACATCAACCGCCGCCAGCGCGACCTGAAGCTATTTGAACTGGGCAAAGTATACGAGCAGCAGGACGGAGCCTACAACGAGAGCCGCAGGCTATCCTTGTACATGACGGGCAGCGTGACGGCCGAAAGCTGGAAGCAGCCAAGTATAAAAGCCGCCTTCCACGACTTGGCAGGTGTGGTGCAGAATGTGCTGCGCAAACTCAACGCCGGTGATTTTGAGGTGCAGAACCTGCAGGAGCACAAGTACATGCGTCAGGGGATCGCCTACGTGAAGAATGGAACGGTAGTAGCCGAACTAGGCGTGCTGGATGCCGGTGTAACCCGCTTTATGGAGGTGAAGGAGCAGGTATGGTACGCCGAACTGAACTGGGATTACCTCCTGAAGAAGTATAAAGACAAACTGGTGGCCGGCGAGTTGCCGAAATTCCCGGAAGTGCGCCGCGACCTGTCGCTGGTGCTGGACAAGCATGTGACCTTCGACGAACTGAAGAAGGTAGCCTTTAGAGTGGAGCGCAAGCTGCTGCAGGATGTGAATGTGTTTGACGTGTACGAGGGCGATAAGATAGAGGCCGGCAAGAAAGCCTACGCCCTGAGCTTTACCCTGCAGGATAGACAGCAGACCCTGACCGACAAGGTGATCGACAGCACCATGAGCCGCCTGATGCAGCAATTTGAGAAACAATTGGGAGCTTTTATCCGCAAATAA
- a CDS encoding carboxymuconolactone decarboxylase family protein: MLTATQETKIDLLKDLGLPEESTFAALEKLTETESRYLRDLRVNLKSALGGEALSTKEAYLLALAAAANEENDVLAKAFEEKALENGAEQGEVAEAIACASLLATNNILYRFRHFAGKEEYEQQPARIKMNIMMKPVLGKEFFELMSLAISAINGCERCVTSHEASVMQLGTTEPRIFDAIRVAAVVVGLSKIIK, translated from the coding sequence ATGCTGACTGCAACACAAGAAACCAAGATAGATTTACTAAAAGACCTGGGCCTGCCAGAGGAGAGCACCTTCGCTGCCCTGGAAAAACTGACCGAAACCGAGTCGCGCTACCTCCGCGACCTGCGCGTGAACCTGAAAAGCGCCCTGGGCGGCGAAGCCCTAAGTACTAAAGAGGCTTATTTGCTGGCCCTAGCTGCTGCGGCCAACGAAGAAAATGATGTGCTGGCAAAGGCTTTTGAGGAGAAGGCACTGGAGAACGGTGCCGAGCAAGGCGAGGTAGCCGAGGCCATTGCCTGCGCTTCCCTGCTGGCCACCAACAATATCCTCTACCGCTTCCGCCACTTCGCCGGCAAGGAGGAATATGAGCAGCAACCTGCCCGCATTAAAATGAACATCATGATGAAGCCGGTGCTAGGCAAGGAGTTCTTCGAGCTGATGAGCTTGGCCATCTCGGCCATCAACGGCTGCGAGCGCTGCGTTACTTCCCACGAGGCCTCTGTGATGCAATTGGGTACCACCGAGCCGCGCATTTTCGATGCCATCCGTGTAGCTGCCGTGGTGGTGGGCCTGAGCAAGATTATCAAATAA
- a CDS encoding Gfo/Idh/MocA family protein, translating into MKKVRWGIIGCGDVTEVKSGPAFNKIENSELVAVMRRDGAKARDYAERHGVPKWYDKAEDLIHDAEVDAVYIATPPDSHAAYTLQVAAAGKPVYVEKPMALNHAQCQEMIAACEQAQVPLFVAFYRRSQAPFLKVKELLERQAIGEVRFVNIKLYQPLQPHLYQENPPWRVKPEISGGGLFHDLAPHQLDILDFMLGPIVSASGQAINQAALYEAEDLVTAQLRFENGVLGSGVWCFSVAEQQRADRIEIIGSAGRISFPAFAREPILLETAAGTDEFLLPLPQHVQQPFIQSIVEELTGKGKCPGSAASAARTSWVMDQIVGRGK; encoded by the coding sequence ATGAAAAAAGTACGCTGGGGAATTATCGGCTGCGGCGACGTGACGGAAGTGAAAAGCGGTCCGGCCTTTAACAAGATCGAGAATTCCGAACTGGTGGCCGTGATGCGCCGCGATGGCGCCAAGGCACGCGACTACGCCGAGCGGCACGGCGTACCCAAGTGGTATGACAAGGCCGAAGATCTTATCCACGACGCGGAGGTAGACGCCGTCTACATTGCCACGCCTCCCGACTCGCATGCTGCTTATACTTTGCAGGTGGCCGCCGCCGGTAAACCGGTGTATGTAGAGAAGCCCATGGCGCTGAACCATGCGCAGTGCCAGGAGATGATAGCGGCCTGCGAGCAGGCGCAGGTGCCGCTTTTCGTGGCCTTTTACCGCCGTAGCCAGGCCCCATTCCTAAAGGTAAAAGAGCTGCTGGAGCGTCAGGCGATAGGAGAGGTTCGGTTCGTAAACATCAAGCTGTACCAGCCTTTGCAGCCGCACCTTTACCAAGAAAACCCGCCCTGGCGCGTAAAGCCGGAGATCTCCGGCGGTGGCTTGTTCCATGATCTGGCCCCGCACCAGCTCGACATCCTTGATTTTATGCTAGGACCAATCGTTTCGGCGTCCGGACAGGCAATTAATCAGGCAGCGTTGTACGAGGCAGAGGACCTGGTGACAGCGCAGTTGAGATTCGAAAACGGGGTGCTGGGCAGCGGTGTGTGGTGCTTTAGCGTGGCCGAACAGCAGCGGGCCGATCGCATAGAGATAATTGGGAGTGCAGGCCGCATCTCCTTTCCGGCATTCGCCCGGGAACCTATACTTCTGGAGACAGCAGCCGGCACCGACGAGTTTCTGCTTCCGTTACCGCAGCATGTGCAGCAGCCTTTTATCCAATCTATTGTAGAGGAGCTGACTGGTAAAGGGAAATGCCCCGGTTCCGCTGCCTCAGCCGCGCGTACTTCGTGGGTGATGGATCAGATTGTGGGGCGGGGAAAGTAA
- a CDS encoding cell division protein ZapA, with product MSELSIKIRIAEREYPMRVKEEEEERIRAVGKILNERLRFYKDQFGIQDKQDLLAMVAFETMAEKMKLEDEHSSHVSQVDQQLDLLDDLLSAVNK from the coding sequence ATGAGTGAATTATCGATCAAGATTCGCATCGCAGAACGCGAGTATCCGATGCGGGTGAAGGAAGAGGAAGAAGAGAGAATCAGAGCAGTCGGAAAGATCCTGAACGAGCGCCTGCGCTTTTACAAGGATCAGTTTGGCATACAGGACAAGCAGGATCTGCTGGCCATGGTGGCGTTTGAGACCATGGCTGAGAAGATGAAGCTGGAGGACGAGCACTCCTCGCATGTATCCCAGGTAGACCAGCAGCTCGACCTTCTGGACGATCTCTTATCAGCAGTGAATAAATAA
- a CDS encoding DUF1684 domain-containing protein, translating to MQRPLRLVVMAGLALVIFYFLQDALFNDDNYIKPLLKEREEKDLSFRSRTNSPFDAAGRQAFKNLIYYEPNLDYRVSARVEQLARQDTLLMPLTNGSYEPYLRYGTATFELEGGEHKLTLYRKLSGENEELFVPFTDKTNGFETYGGGRFLDVPFEEGDKKVVLDFNRAYSPFCAFNPDYVCPLPPKENRLAIAIPAGEKTYEAPE from the coding sequence ATGCAGAGACCGCTGAGACTTGTTGTCATGGCCGGCCTGGCGCTGGTAATTTTTTACTTCCTCCAGGATGCCCTCTTCAACGACGATAATTACATTAAGCCGCTGCTGAAGGAGCGGGAGGAGAAAGACCTCTCGTTCAGGAGCCGCACCAACAGCCCTTTCGATGCCGCCGGGCGGCAGGCTTTCAAGAACCTGATATACTACGAGCCGAACCTGGACTACCGGGTAAGCGCGAGGGTGGAGCAACTGGCCAGGCAGGATACCCTGCTCATGCCCCTGACCAACGGCAGCTACGAGCCTTACCTGCGCTACGGTACGGCTACCTTCGAACTAGAGGGAGGGGAGCACAAACTGACGCTCTACCGGAAGCTCAGCGGCGAGAACGAGGAGCTTTTTGTACCCTTCACCGATAAGACCAACGGGTTCGAGACCTATGGCGGCGGCCGCTTCCTGGACGTGCCTTTCGAGGAGGGCGATAAGAAGGTGGTGCTGGACTTTAACCGCGCCTACAGCCCCTTCTGCGCCTTTAACCCCGATTACGTGTGCCCGCTTCCTCCCAAGGAGAACCGCCTGGCCATCGCTATCCCGGCAGGGGAGAAAACCTACGAGGCGCCGGAGTAA
- a CDS encoding peroxiredoxin encodes MTQNRILSVGSVFPEFKKQAVVSIEKGKEFFEISSETHRHNEQWMVMFWWPKDFTFVCPTEIAEFNKNYDEFRDRDAILIGASTDSEFVHAAWRRDHEDLRNLRFPMLADTSKSLAEELGILQAEEKVAYRATYIVDPQGIIRWVSLNDLNVGRNVAEVLRVLDALQTDELCPCNWQKGEETIEA; translated from the coding sequence ATGACTCAAAATAGAATTTTATCCGTTGGTTCGGTTTTCCCGGAGTTTAAAAAGCAGGCTGTTGTATCCATAGAGAAAGGCAAGGAGTTTTTCGAGATCTCCAGCGAAACCCACCGCCACAACGAGCAGTGGATGGTGATGTTCTGGTGGCCGAAGGATTTCACGTTTGTATGTCCCACTGAGATCGCCGAGTTCAACAAGAACTACGATGAGTTCCGCGACCGTGACGCCATCCTGATCGGTGCCTCTACCGACTCGGAGTTTGTGCACGCCGCCTGGCGCCGCGACCACGAAGACCTGCGCAACCTGCGCTTCCCGATGCTGGCCGACACGTCAAAGTCGCTGGCGGAGGAGCTGGGCATTCTGCAGGCCGAGGAGAAAGTGGCTTACCGCGCCACCTACATCGTGGACCCGCAGGGCATCATCCGCTGGGTGAGCCTGAACGATTTGAACGTGGGCCGTAACGTGGCCGAGGTGCTGCGCGTGCTGGACGCCCTGCAGACCGATGAGCTATGCCCTTGCAACTGGCAGAAAGGCGAGGAAACCATCGAAGCCTAA
- a CDS encoding dihydrofolate reductase family protein, which produces MRKVVLDLAVSLDGFIEGPNGEVDWCIMDDDMDFEGFLSGMDTIFYGRVSYDMWGNYQPDADASEAEKALWTGVHAKRKVVFSSQERQDSNATFITSDVPAKVAEIKQQDGKDIWLYGGAKLITTFIHHGLIDVYRISVHPTVLGAGKPLFVNLRERINLQLTEVNRFRSGVVQLIYELKGKEEQG; this is translated from the coding sequence ATGAGAAAGGTAGTGTTAGATCTGGCAGTAAGCCTGGACGGCTTTATTGAAGGGCCAAACGGAGAAGTCGACTGGTGTATCATGGACGATGACATGGATTTTGAAGGCTTCCTGTCGGGTATGGACACGATCTTCTACGGCAGGGTGAGCTACGATATGTGGGGCAACTACCAGCCTGACGCAGACGCAAGCGAAGCAGAGAAGGCACTGTGGACAGGCGTTCATGCTAAAAGGAAAGTTGTGTTCTCCAGCCAGGAGCGGCAGGACAGCAATGCTACCTTTATCACCTCGGACGTACCCGCTAAGGTTGCTGAAATCAAACAACAAGACGGTAAGGATATCTGGTTGTATGGTGGAGCAAAACTGATTACTACTTTCATCCATCACGGGCTAATTGATGTTTACCGGATTTCCGTTCATCCAACTGTATTAGGAGCAGGCAAGCCCCTCTTTGTTAACCTGAGAGAAAGAATAAACCTTCAGCTAACAGAAGTTAATAGATTCAGGTCTGGGGTAGTTCAGCTCATTTACGAGCTCAAGGGTAAAGAAGAGCAGGGTTGA
- a CDS encoding hydrogen peroxide-inducible genes activator, translated as MTLVQLEYLVAVDTHRHFATAAEHCFVTQPTLSMQLQKLEEELGVQLFDRSRVPVRPTELGKDIIAQARVVLAESKKIQELVQNQKLELSGELRIGVIPTLAPYLIPLFITSFLEKHPQVRVVVQELLTDEIVEKLNHELLDVGLLVTPLATKSIKELPLFYEAFVAYINPKHPLAQQSRIAADELDLSSLWVLNEGHCFRSQVLNICNRGGSADPGSHLDYKSGSLETLKRIVETQHGLTLLPELSVLEMPEEKQKLVRAFEEPQPLREVSLVVHRSFLKKKLIEALRKEILDCIPESIKNREKAKVVAIK; from the coding sequence ATGACCTTAGTACAATTAGAATACCTGGTGGCCGTAGACACGCACCGCCACTTTGCCACCGCTGCCGAGCATTGCTTTGTAACCCAGCCCACGCTAAGCATGCAGCTGCAGAAGCTGGAGGAAGAGCTGGGCGTGCAGTTGTTCGATCGCAGCCGCGTGCCGGTGCGGCCCACCGAGCTAGGCAAGGATATTATTGCCCAGGCGCGCGTGGTGCTGGCCGAGAGCAAAAAGATACAGGAGCTGGTGCAAAACCAGAAGCTGGAGCTGAGCGGGGAGCTTCGCATCGGCGTTATCCCGACGCTGGCCCCGTACCTGATCCCGCTCTTTATTACCAGCTTTTTGGAGAAGCACCCGCAGGTGCGCGTGGTGGTGCAGGAGCTGCTCACCGACGAGATTGTGGAGAAGCTGAACCACGAGTTGCTGGATGTGGGCCTGCTGGTAACGCCGCTGGCAACGAAAAGCATAAAGGAGCTGCCGCTGTTCTACGAGGCCTTCGTGGCTTACATCAACCCGAAACACCCGCTGGCGCAGCAGTCGCGCATTGCCGCCGATGAGCTGGATCTGAGCTCGCTTTGGGTGCTGAATGAGGGCCACTGCTTCCGGAGCCAGGTACTCAATATCTGCAACCGCGGCGGCAGCGCAGACCCTGGTAGCCACCTTGACTACAAGAGCGGCTCACTGGAGACACTGAAACGCATCGTGGAGACGCAGCACGGCCTGACGCTATTGCCGGAGCTGTCGGTGCTGGAGATGCCGGAGGAGAAGCAGAAGCTGGTGCGCGCCTTTGAGGAGCCGCAGCCGCTGCGTGAAGTGAGCCTGGTGGTGCACCGCAGCTTCCTGAAGAAAAAACTGATCGAGGCGCTACGGAAGGAGATCCTTGACTGCATCCCGGAAAGTATAAAAAACCGCGAGAAGGCGAAGGTGGTGGCGATAAAGTAA